One genomic region from Streptomyces sp. NBC_00582 encodes:
- the ctaD gene encoding aa3-type cytochrome oxidase subunit I yields MTILNGPEESAVAPYDAEVPVRGRQPGNVVVKWLTTTDHKTIGTLYLATSFAFFLIGGVMALFIRAELARPGLQIMSNEQYNQAFTMHGTIMLLMFATPLFAGFTNWIMPLQIGAPDVAFPRLNMFAYWLYLFGSSIAVGGFLTPQGAADFGWFAYTPLSDAIRTPGIGADMWIMGLAFSGFGTILGAVNFITTIICMRAPGMTMFRMPIFTWNVLLTGVLVLLAFPVLAAALFALEADRKFGAHIYDPANGGPILWQHLFWFFGHPEVYIIALPFFGIVTEIIPVFSRKPIFGYMGLVAATIAIAGLSVTVWAHHMFVTGAVLLPFFSFMTFLIAVPTGVKFFNWIGTMWKGSLSFETPMLWAAGFLVTFLFGGLTGIILASPPMDFHVSDSYFVVAHFHYVVFGTVVFAMFAGFHFWWPKFTGRMLDERLGKMTFWTLFVGFHGTFLVQHWLGAEGMPRRYADYLAQDGFTALNTVSTISSFILGLSMVPFLYNVWKTGKYGKPVGVDDPWGYGRSLEWATSCPPPRHNFTTLPRIRSESPAFDLHHPEIAMAEAEAHGVHA; encoded by the coding sequence GTGACTATTCTCAATGGCCCGGAGGAGTCGGCCGTAGCCCCCTACGACGCCGAGGTCCCGGTACGGGGCAGGCAGCCCGGCAACGTCGTGGTGAAGTGGCTGACGACCACCGACCACAAGACCATCGGCACCCTGTACCTCGCCACGTCCTTCGCCTTCTTCCTGATCGGCGGAGTCATGGCGCTCTTCATCCGCGCCGAACTCGCCCGGCCGGGCCTGCAGATCATGTCGAACGAGCAGTACAACCAGGCGTTCACGATGCACGGCACGATCATGCTGCTGATGTTCGCCACGCCCCTGTTCGCCGGCTTCACGAACTGGATCATGCCGCTCCAGATCGGCGCCCCGGACGTCGCCTTCCCCCGGCTGAACATGTTCGCGTACTGGCTGTACCTCTTCGGCTCGTCGATCGCCGTCGGCGGCTTCCTCACCCCGCAAGGAGCGGCCGACTTCGGCTGGTTCGCGTACACCCCGCTGTCGGACGCCATCCGCACGCCGGGCATCGGCGCCGACATGTGGATCATGGGTCTGGCCTTCTCCGGCTTCGGCACCATCCTCGGCGCGGTCAATTTCATCACCACGATCATCTGTATGCGCGCACCCGGCATGACCATGTTCCGCATGCCCATCTTCACCTGGAACGTCCTGCTGACCGGTGTCCTGGTCCTGCTGGCCTTCCCGGTCCTCGCGGCCGCCCTGTTCGCCCTGGAGGCGGACCGCAAGTTCGGCGCCCACATCTACGACCCGGCCAACGGCGGCCCGATCCTGTGGCAGCACCTGTTCTGGTTCTTCGGCCATCCCGAGGTCTACATCATCGCGCTGCCGTTCTTCGGCATCGTCACGGAGATCATCCCGGTCTTCTCCCGCAAGCCGATCTTCGGTTACATGGGTCTGGTCGCCGCGACCATCGCCATCGCCGGTCTGTCCGTGACGGTGTGGGCGCACCACATGTTCGTCACCGGCGCGGTGCTGCTGCCCTTCTTCTCCTTCATGACCTTCCTCATCGCCGTCCCCACCGGAGTGAAGTTCTTCAACTGGATCGGCACGATGTGGAAGGGCTCGCTGTCCTTCGAGACGCCGATGCTGTGGGCGGCGGGCTTCCTCGTCACGTTCCTCTTCGGCGGTCTGACCGGCATCATCCTCGCCTCGCCGCCGATGGACTTCCACGTGAGTGACTCGTACTTCGTCGTCGCGCACTTCCACTACGTCGTCTTCGGCACCGTCGTCTTCGCGATGTTCGCCGGCTTCCACTTCTGGTGGCCCAAGTTCACCGGCAGGATGCTCGACGAACGCCTCGGCAAGATGACCTTCTGGACGCTGTTCGTCGGCTTCCACGGCACCTTCCTCGTCCAGCACTGGCTGGGCGCCGAGGGGATGCCCCGCCGTTACGCCGACTACCTGGCGCAGGACGGCTTCACCGCCCTCAACACGGTCTCGACGATCAGCTCCTTCATCCTCGGGCTGTCGATGGTGCCGTTCCTCTACAACGTGTGGAAGACCGGCAAGTACGGCAAGCCCGTCGGCGTCGACGACCCCTGGGGCTACGGCCGCTCCCTGGAGTGGGCGACCTCCTGCCCGCCGCCCCGCCACAACTTCACGACGCTGCCCCGCATCCGCAGTGAGTCCCCGGCCTTCGACCTCCACCACCCCGAGATCGCGATGGCCGAGGCCGAGGCGCACGGCGTCCACGCATGA
- a CDS encoding LLM class flavin-dependent oxidoreductase has protein sequence MTTTPPRMLLVLSENWTLTGGRADLPAAVRWAREAEDAGFDSVMVSEHIVLGPDAAADGIMGNPRDYALPGNQDPYTPWPHSLLLLASVASVTERLRLAAAAVLAPLRHPLLMARELGTLDLLSEGRLLVQPTVSWSRDEYDALGVPFGRRGQLLDEHLEVWAKAWGPSPISHDSEHYPFRDVYFEPKAYRPEGPRLWFGGRHLHGPLLRRLVRHGHGFHPLGRPAPQELQTLKTAMAAAGRDIAELEMIGGTQAVFPDDRSPADLGAALASIPEQLEQGFTTFCVKPNQFIDDPDGVGAFCRDVIRRVEARTA, from the coding sequence ATGACGACCACCCCGCCCCGCATGCTGCTCGTCCTCTCCGAGAACTGGACACTGACCGGCGGCCGGGCCGATCTGCCCGCCGCCGTACGGTGGGCGCGGGAGGCCGAGGACGCCGGGTTCGACTCCGTCATGGTCAGCGAACACATCGTGCTCGGCCCGGACGCCGCCGCCGACGGCATCATGGGCAACCCCCGCGACTACGCCCTCCCGGGCAACCAGGACCCGTACACCCCTTGGCCGCACTCCCTGCTCCTGCTGGCCTCCGTGGCGTCCGTCACCGAGCGGCTGCGCCTGGCCGCCGCCGCTGTCCTCGCCCCGCTGCGGCACCCCCTGCTGATGGCGAGGGAACTCGGCACCCTCGACCTCCTCAGCGAGGGGCGGCTGCTCGTGCAGCCCACGGTGAGCTGGAGCAGGGACGAGTACGACGCGCTCGGCGTGCCCTTCGGCCGGCGGGGGCAACTGCTCGACGAGCACCTGGAGGTCTGGGCGAAGGCGTGGGGACCGTCCCCGATCTCGCACGACAGCGAGCACTACCCCTTCCGGGACGTCTACTTCGAGCCCAAGGCGTATCGCCCGGAGGGTCCGCGACTGTGGTTCGGCGGCCGGCATCTGCACGGACCCCTCCTGCGCCGGCTGGTCCGGCACGGCCACGGCTTCCACCCCTTGGGCCGGCCCGCGCCCCAGGAGCTGCAGACACTGAAGACGGCCATGGCCGCGGCGGGACGGGACATCGCCGAACTGGAGATGATCGGCGGCACCCAGGCCGTCTTCCCCGACGACCGCTCACCGGCGGATCTCGGCGCTGCCCTCGCGTCGATCCCCGAGCAGCTCGAACAGGGCTTCACCACCTTCTGCGTCAAGCCGAACCAGTTCATCGACGACCCGGACGGCGTCGGCGCGTTCTGCCGCGACGTCATACGGCGCGTGGAGGCACGCACCGCATGA
- a CDS encoding DMT family transporter, giving the protein MDTPSAPSASLARLVPGMVGMTLVGSSVTVSRTLVDAPLFTTQAVRYAAATAILLVMARLAGARLIWPRGREWLWLAGIAVSGLVLFNVAVVRGVAHAEPAVIAVAVACVPVVLGVVGPALERRAPSRQVLWAAPVVMAGAVLVEGTGRTDAVGVAWAALALGCEAAFTLLAVPVLRRHSPWGVSVHAMWLAGVLLAVLGAVSEGPSAVGELSGAQWAAVGYLASMVTAVAFVLWYSTVRAVGAGRAGLLTGIAPLAAAVVGAVSGGGVPGPSVWLGIVVLIAGLVGGIRPRGGSPSRTPASLGKPLSCGDCGGSHRGNKFGAKRTPSAASGTPEV; this is encoded by the coding sequence ATGGACACACCTTCCGCACCCTCCGCTTCGCTCGCCCGGCTGGTGCCCGGCATGGTCGGGATGACGCTGGTCGGCAGCAGCGTCACCGTCTCGCGCACACTCGTCGACGCCCCGCTGTTCACCACCCAGGCGGTCCGGTACGCGGCCGCGACCGCGATCCTCCTGGTCATGGCCCGGCTGGCCGGTGCCCGGCTGATATGGCCGCGGGGACGGGAATGGCTGTGGCTGGCGGGGATCGCGGTCAGCGGCCTGGTGCTGTTCAACGTGGCCGTGGTGCGGGGCGTCGCCCATGCCGAGCCCGCGGTGATCGCCGTCGCGGTCGCCTGTGTGCCGGTGGTGCTCGGGGTCGTGGGACCGGCGCTGGAGCGGCGCGCGCCGAGTCGGCAGGTGCTGTGGGCGGCGCCCGTGGTGATGGCGGGCGCGGTGCTGGTGGAGGGAACGGGGCGCACCGATGCCGTCGGGGTGGCCTGGGCGGCGCTGGCCCTGGGCTGTGAGGCGGCGTTCACCCTGCTCGCCGTACCGGTGCTGCGACGGCACTCGCCGTGGGGGGTGTCCGTGCACGCGATGTGGCTGGCGGGTGTGCTGCTGGCCGTGCTCGGCGCGGTGTCGGAAGGGCCTTCGGCGGTCGGGGAGTTGTCCGGGGCGCAGTGGGCGGCGGTCGGCTATCTCGCGTCGATGGTGACGGCGGTCGCCTTCGTGCTGTGGTACTCGACGGTCCGCGCCGTGGGAGCGGGGCGCGCCGGGCTGCTCACCGGGATCGCGCCGCTCGCCGCGGCGGTGGTGGGCGCCGTCTCGGGGGGCGGTGTGCCGGGCCCGTCGGTGTGGCTGGGCATCGTCGTGCTGATCGCCGGCCTGGTCGGCGGCATCCGTCCGCGTGGCGGTTCGCCGTCCCGCACACCGGCATCCCTCGGTAAGCCGCTCTCGTGCGGGGATTGCGGCGGATCACACCGGGGCAATAAGTTTGGGGCCAAACGAACACCCTCCGCGGCCTCAGGGACGCCCGAAGTGTGA
- a CDS encoding cytochrome C oxidase subunit I, translating into MTDPGRRADGPPKQGADADLGNEVEGYLLWQARVAEAEQRAREFTGRMDWLTTAQRDEVERHHINDGLLRARQDLERIAARCASLRGEYERRYGALRRRCVGWTLTVCVGMAFVVVLALTR; encoded by the coding sequence ATGACCGACCCGGGACGCAGAGCCGACGGTCCGCCGAAGCAGGGCGCCGACGCCGACCTCGGCAACGAGGTCGAGGGCTATCTGCTCTGGCAGGCGAGGGTCGCGGAGGCCGAACAGCGGGCGCGCGAGTTCACCGGACGCATGGACTGGCTGACCACGGCCCAACGGGACGAGGTCGAACGCCACCACATCAACGACGGCCTCCTGCGCGCCCGGCAGGACCTGGAACGGATCGCCGCCCGCTGCGCGTCCCTGCGGGGCGAGTACGAGCGGCGGTACGGCGCCCTGCGCCGGCGCTGCGTGGGATGGACGCTGACCGTCTGCGTCGGCATGGCCTTCGTGGTCGTCCTGGCACTGACCCGCTGA
- the pdxR gene encoding MocR-like pyridoxine biosynthesis transcription factor PdxR yields MDAMGRSRKPPTQGSKPARAPAPADGAAAGSDFLQLDIGQAPPGGRIAWLADQLRSAVADGRLPVGARLPASRVLAQELHVTRGVVTEAYRRLAESGQIAGRGRLGTVVVAAPAAPPAAARDTPPSGASAPAPSFFASDDREGLVDALRALPCRIDLSPGVPDLAAFPRTAWLRAERAVLAGVGPADFGYGDPRGAPALRRAVVGWLARNRGIRADPDEVVVVAGVAQALGLLGQLLRTDGIRRIAVEDPGSLGARQQLEYGGHTVVPVPVDAGGLDVGALRADGARAVLLTPAHQFPTGVVLDGERRRELLRWAADGGVVIEDDYDAEHRYDRPPVPALRSLMPERVCYAGSVSKLLAPALRVGWLLVPPDRLDAAVTAKRYADLGNGVLTQLVLARLMDSGDLERHLRHVRRRHRRRRDVMLRAVEEHLPGARVHGAAAGLHLMVTFDDHAPRDVDVAAAALERGVKAHPLSWHRISPGPPGLVLGYAAGPAHEIEEGVAVLGEVLRSLPPGDG; encoded by the coding sequence ATGGACGCCATGGGCAGGTCCAGAAAGCCACCGACTCAGGGGTCCAAACCAGCACGGGCCCCGGCGCCCGCGGACGGTGCTGCCGCCGGCTCCGACTTCCTCCAGCTCGACATCGGACAGGCTCCGCCCGGGGGCCGGATCGCCTGGCTCGCCGACCAGCTGCGGTCGGCCGTCGCCGACGGACGGCTGCCCGTCGGAGCGCGGCTGCCCGCCAGCCGGGTGCTCGCGCAGGAGCTCCACGTCACCCGCGGCGTGGTCACCGAGGCGTACCGGCGCCTCGCCGAGTCCGGACAGATCGCCGGCCGGGGCCGGCTCGGCACCGTGGTCGTGGCGGCGCCCGCCGCGCCTCCCGCCGCCGCGCGCGACACCCCGCCCTCCGGTGCGTCGGCACCGGCGCCCTCCTTCTTCGCCTCCGACGACCGCGAGGGCCTCGTCGACGCGCTGCGGGCCCTGCCCTGCCGCATCGACCTCTCCCCGGGCGTCCCCGACCTCGCCGCCTTCCCCCGCACCGCGTGGCTGCGCGCCGAACGAGCCGTCCTCGCGGGCGTCGGACCGGCCGACTTCGGCTACGGCGACCCCCGGGGCGCCCCCGCCCTGCGCCGGGCCGTCGTCGGCTGGCTGGCCCGCAACCGCGGCATCCGCGCCGACCCGGACGAGGTCGTGGTGGTCGCGGGCGTGGCCCAGGCGCTGGGCCTGCTCGGACAGCTCCTGCGGACGGACGGCATCCGCCGCATCGCCGTCGAGGACCCCGGATCGCTCGGCGCGCGCCAGCAGTTGGAGTACGGCGGTCACACGGTCGTGCCGGTCCCCGTGGACGCGGGCGGCCTCGACGTGGGTGCCCTGCGCGCCGACGGCGCCCGGGCGGTGCTGCTGACCCCGGCCCACCAGTTCCCCACCGGTGTCGTCCTCGACGGGGAGCGCCGCCGCGAGCTGCTGCGCTGGGCGGCCGACGGCGGGGTGGTGATCGAGGACGACTACGACGCCGAGCACCGCTACGACCGGCCGCCGGTCCCGGCGCTGCGCTCGCTGATGCCCGAGAGGGTCTGCTACGCGGGCAGCGTCTCCAAACTGCTCGCGCCCGCCCTCCGCGTCGGCTGGCTGCTCGTCCCACCGGACCGGCTGGACGCCGCCGTCACCGCGAAGCGGTACGCCGACCTCGGCAACGGCGTCCTCACCCAGCTGGTCCTCGCCCGCCTGATGGACTCGGGCGATCTGGAACGGCATCTGCGCCACGTCCGGCGGCGCCACCGCCGACGCCGGGACGTGATGCTGCGGGCCGTGGAGGAGCATCTGCCCGGCGCCCGCGTGCACGGGGCGGCCGCCGGACTGCACCTCATGGTCACCTTCGACGACCACGCCCCACGCGACGTCGATGTGGCGGCGGCCGCCCTGGAACGCGGGGTGAAGGCGCACCCCCTGTCCTGGCACCGGATCAGCCCCGGCCCGCCCGGCCTGGTCCTCGGCTACGCGGCCGGCCCCGCCCACGAGATCGAAGAGGGCGTCGCCGTCCTCGGCGAGGTCCTGCGGAGCCTTCCGCCCGGGGACGGCTGA
- a CDS encoding aminotransferase class I/II-fold pyridoxal phosphate-dependent enzyme, which translates to MDHSRVPVLEALQEFRRRGDVAFGPPGHKQGRGADPRVAAVVGLDVFRSDVLSLNGLDDRRQSQGVLSQAQDLMADAVGADQAFFSTCGSSLSVKTAMLSVAGPGEKLLLSRNAHKSVIAAVVVNGVEPIWVHPKFDTERHLAHPPEPDDVRRRLREHPDAKGMLLITPTDWGTCADIRGVARVCHEFDVPLIVDEAWGAVLPFHPGLPPWGMDAEADLVVTSVHKTGGAIEQSSVFHLQYDRVSPEVLKQREDLLGTTSASSLVYATLDGWRRQMVEQGHDLLETALRRAERVRAAVAELPGVTPMGQEVVDEGLAASYDPLKIVIDVRGLGISGMQAAEWLRTHRHVDLGGSDSCRVSASLTYADDDATEKTLLDALGALVDGADSIERQPRVHLPEPSALELEQAMLPREAFFAEVDHVPAERAAGRVSAEMISPYPPGVPVVAPGEVITDEVLDYLRSGVEHGVLIPDAADPSVRTLRVVRR; encoded by the coding sequence ATGGATCACTCGCGTGTACCCGTGTTGGAGGCGTTGCAGGAATTCCGCCGCCGCGGAGACGTCGCCTTCGGCCCGCCGGGGCACAAACAGGGCCGCGGCGCCGACCCCCGGGTCGCGGCCGTCGTCGGCCTCGACGTGTTCCGCTCGGACGTCCTCTCCCTGAACGGACTGGACGACCGCCGCCAGTCACAGGGCGTGCTGAGCCAGGCACAGGACCTGATGGCGGACGCGGTCGGCGCCGACCAGGCGTTCTTCTCGACCTGCGGCAGCTCCCTGTCGGTCAAGACCGCCATGCTCTCGGTGGCCGGTCCCGGCGAGAAGCTGCTGCTGTCCCGCAACGCGCACAAATCGGTGATCGCGGCCGTCGTCGTCAACGGGGTCGAGCCGATCTGGGTCCACCCCAAGTTCGACACCGAACGTCATCTGGCCCATCCGCCCGAGCCCGACGACGTACGCCGTCGGCTGCGCGAGCACCCGGACGCCAAGGGCATGCTGCTGATCACGCCCACGGACTGGGGCACGTGCGCCGACATCCGGGGGGTGGCCCGGGTGTGCCACGAGTTCGACGTCCCCCTCATCGTCGACGAGGCCTGGGGCGCCGTGCTGCCGTTCCACCCCGGCCTGCCGCCCTGGGGCATGGACGCCGAGGCCGACCTGGTCGTCACCAGCGTCCACAAGACCGGCGGGGCCATCGAGCAGAGTTCCGTCTTCCACCTCCAGTACGACCGCGTCTCCCCCGAAGTCCTCAAGCAGCGCGAGGACCTGCTCGGCACCACCAGCGCCTCGTCCCTGGTGTACGCCACGCTCGACGGCTGGCGCCGCCAGATGGTCGAGCAGGGGCACGACCTCCTGGAGACCGCCCTGCGTCGCGCGGAACGCGTCCGCGCGGCCGTCGCCGAACTGCCCGGTGTGACGCCCATGGGCCAGGAGGTCGTCGACGAGGGACTCGCCGCCTCCTACGACCCCCTGAAGATCGTGATCGACGTGCGCGGGCTCGGCATCAGCGGGATGCAGGCCGCCGAATGGCTGCGGACGCATCGGCACGTGGACCTCGGCGGCTCCGACAGCTGCCGTGTCAGCGCCTCCCTCACCTACGCCGACGACGACGCGACCGAGAAGACCCTCCTCGACGCCCTCGGCGCCCTGGTCGACGGCGCCGACTCGATCGAACGGCAGCCCCGGGTCCACCTCCCGGAGCCGTCCGCCCTGGAGCTGGAACAGGCCATGCTGCCGCGCGAGGCGTTCTTCGCCGAGGTCGACCATGTGCCCGCCGAACGCGCGGCTGGCCGTGTCTCGGCGGAGATGATCAGTCCGTATCCGCCCGGGGTGCCCGTGGTCGCTCCCGGAGAGGTCATCACCGACGAGGTCCTCGACTATCTCCGCAGCGGCGTCGAGCACGGCGTCCTCATCCCGGACGCGGCCGACCCGTCGGTACGCACCCTGCGCGTCGTACGGCGCTGA
- a CDS encoding D-2-hydroxyacid dehydrogenase family protein, translating to MTLHCAVLDDYQGAALTLADWSVLDGTVDVRAVREHLTDRDRLAAELADCEIVVAMRERTPFDAGLLDRLPRLRLLVTTGMRNASIDLDAAAARGVTVCGTASSPTPPVELTWALLLGLARHLTTENRALREGGPWQSTVGQDLRGRTLGLLGLGRIGTRVARVATAFGMDVLAWSEHLTPERAADAGARLAANKEELLSRSDFVSLHLVLSERTRGLLGEPELRAMRPHAFLVNTSRAALVDRPALLRALREGWIAGAGLDVFDTEPLPADDPLRSLPNVLATPHLGYVTEQNYRTFYAHAVEDIAAFLSGEPVRRLTSATT from the coding sequence ATGACCCTCCACTGCGCGGTGCTCGACGACTACCAGGGCGCCGCCCTGACCCTGGCGGACTGGAGCGTCCTCGACGGCACAGTCGACGTACGCGCGGTCCGTGAACACCTCACCGACCGGGACCGGCTCGCCGCCGAACTGGCCGACTGCGAGATCGTCGTCGCCATGCGCGAGCGCACCCCCTTCGACGCCGGCCTCCTGGACCGCCTGCCCCGGCTGCGCCTGCTGGTGACCACCGGTATGCGCAACGCCTCCATCGACCTCGACGCGGCGGCGGCCCGCGGCGTCACGGTCTGCGGTACGGCGAGCAGCCCCACGCCTCCCGTCGAACTGACCTGGGCCCTCCTCCTGGGCCTCGCCCGGCACCTCACCACCGAGAACCGGGCCCTGCGCGAGGGCGGCCCCTGGCAGTCCACCGTCGGCCAGGACCTGCGCGGCCGGACCCTGGGCCTGCTCGGACTCGGCAGGATCGGCACCCGGGTCGCCCGCGTCGCCACCGCCTTCGGCATGGACGTCCTCGCCTGGAGCGAGCACCTCACCCCCGAGCGGGCGGCCGACGCCGGCGCCCGACTCGCCGCGAACAAGGAGGAGTTGTTGAGCCGGAGCGACTTCGTCTCCCTCCACCTCGTCCTGTCCGAGCGCACCCGCGGCCTGCTCGGCGAGCCCGAGCTGCGTGCCATGCGCCCGCACGCCTTCCTGGTCAACACCTCCCGCGCCGCCCTCGTCGACCGCCCCGCGCTCCTGCGCGCCCTCCGGGAGGGCTGGATCGCCGGGGCGGGCCTCGACGTCTTCGACACCGAGCCGCTGCCCGCGGACGACCCCCTGCGCTCCCTGCCGAACGTCCTGGCCACACCGCACCTCGGTTACGTCACCGAGCAGAACTACCGCACCTTCTACGCCCACGCCGTGGAGGACATCGCCGCCTTCCTTTCCGGCGAACCGGTCCGACGGCTGACGAGCGCTACGACCTGA